The stretch of DNA GTGGACTCCTGTCCGAAATTTGCATAAACACCGGCATAGTTGACGAGAATATTAAATCTGTCACGACCACTTTTGGGCTTTATAATCCTAACACCAAACAGGTCTGTTTTATACCCGATTCATCCGGCCTCTACGTTCTTGTAGTAAGAGTTGTCGACGATTGCAATATCGCTGCAGTAGATACGGTCAATATAACCATCGGTCTCAACCACCCGCCGACTGTCAGCGGCTTCAATGATACGACCCTCTATATCTGTTCGCCGCAATATATCTGCCTTAATCCTTCGATCATAGATGCTGACAATGATATTGCGTCGGTGACGATCAATCAGGGGAAATTCAAAGACGGCATGTACTGCTTTGTTCCCTACGACAGCGGGACATACACGCTTATTTTAACTGTGATCGATTCCTGTGGCAATAAAGTTATAGATACGGCCAAGGTCAAAGTCACAACTGATCAAGGAATGAATGTGGTCGTCCCGAAAGACACCTCGATTTTCCTCTGCGAAGCGGATACCCTTTGTTTCCCGATAAAAAATATACCCGCCAATGCGACAATTAAAGTTCGCGGTACTGGTGTCTGGTACAATCCGGCAACCCAAACAGTCTGCTTCTACTCATCATGCTGTATCCAGAACAAGATTTATGTCGATGTGACGACACCATGCGGAAAGCGCACATTCAGCTTCACCGTCAATCTGATGACTAACAGCAAACCGCTGGTGATTCTGCCTCAGGACGGCGCGTATCAACTTTGCGACGCCAAGGAAATCTGTCTCCCGGCCGGTATTTCTGATTTGGACAAAAATATATCTTCCATTGTGGTGGAAGGCGGAACATACGACGCATACAGCAAAACAATCTGTTTTGCTCCCGATACTGCCGGAGTCTATATTATCAAAGTAACGGCTACCGACTCGTGCGGCCTGGGCGACTCCGATTTTATCCGCGCGACAGTGCGAATCAACTTCCCACCAGTTATCACGTATACCCCGACAGACAGCATTTTTGAGCAATGTAATCTCACTCAGATTTGTTTGCCGGTAAATGTTTCCGATAATGACAAAAATATCCAAAACATTACCGTCTCGAACGGCGGTGTGTATAATGCAATCAACAAAACAGTCTGTTTCAACCCACCGGGCATCGGACAGTTTTGCCTCCAGATGGTTGCCTATGACAGTTGCGGTATTGCCGATTCAGCAGACATCTGTTTCACAGTTACCGCGGGCGACTCGGTTGAGATTGCCTGCCCTGTGATAGGCACTCCTGGTCGTTCACGTGGCTCCGTGACGACCGTTATTCCGGCATTGCTCTGCGGGCCGGACTCTGTTTGTATCCCGCTTGCCGTAACAGGTGATTATTCGTCGATTTCCGTCACCGGCGGAATATATAAAGATGGTGAGATATGCTTTTACGCTGACACAACCGGTGAATACAGCTTCACGGTTATTGCATCCGGTTCATGCAACAGTGACACCTGCCAGTTTACTTATCCCGTGATGATTGAGCCATCGGTTTTCGTGAGATGCCCAGGCGATACTGCGGTAAATCTTTGTTTTAGCGATACGCTTTGTTTCCCGATCGAGACATCGGTTCCGATGACCTACCTGACAGTTCTTGGCGGAGGTTACATTGATGGAGCGAACCTCTGCGTTCCGCTCACAGTGACCGGCACAAAAATTATTACTGTCATCGCCGCAGGCGAATGCGGCTCAGACACCTGCTCGTTTACAGTCGGTACCAAACTCAATACGCCGCCAAGTGTCAAAGTTGACGACACCACGTTTACCCTTTGTGCGCTCGATAAACTCTGCTTCCCAGTTGATGTCTTTGATGTTGATGGTAACCTGAAAGAACTCACAACGTCTATCGGCTCAGTTGGAAAAGTTGCAATCGAAAATCTTGCCGCACAGGTACTGAATGAAGACGGCCAGCCGACTGTATCAACGACACCGGAATACAAGATATGCTTTACCCCAGAAGCTTATGGCACATACAATATTGTTGTCACTGCGATCGATTCATGCGGCAAAACAGATACCGACACTCTGACTGTTACTATCAATCAAGGGGATGGTGTCTCGATAGCCTGTCCGAAACTGGACTCGCTCAGTTTTTGCGCTCCGAGCCAAATCTGTCTGCCGATACCAATAACAGGCGAAACGTTTGATGTCATTTCCGGCTTTGGCGTCTGGGAAAACGACACCCTCTGTTTTGATGCCGACACAAGCGGATTCTATGCTTTTGACCTGATAGCGACATCAGGATGCAACACCGATACTTGTTTAATCGAGATTGCAATCGCGATTTCAGATTCAGTTAACATAACCTGTCCGACCGGGGATACCACCTTGGTTGCCTGTCAGTCACCGGCCGTCTTCACCTTCCGCTATTCGATTACCGGCAATCCCACCAAGATTACCATTACCCCGCCCAATGCTATATTAGAGGGGGGACTTATCAAATTGACGGTCAATCAGACTGGCTCGTATGTGGTCAAAGTTATTGTTGAAGGCAACTGTAATATTGACAGCTGTTTTTTCACTGTGAATGCCGCAATCAATACCCCGCCAGTGTTGATGGGACCTGAAGATACAAGTCTTGTCGCTTGCGTCCTGAGTACAATATGCCTGCCTATCAAAGCAGTCGATGCCGAAAATAATATCCGTGAAATTCGGTCGACACTCGGCGTGGTCGATGATTCAGTCATCTGCTTTACTCCGTCGGCATTCGGCGACTATCAAATTATTCTCTCGGCCGTCGATTCCTGCGGCGAGCGCGCAGTCGATACCTTCTTAATTTCCGTGAATCAGGGAGATTCAGTTGAAATCAACTGCCCGAACTCAACAATCCTTGTCTCGGTGATAGTTCCTGATTCGATTCGTGTCCCGCTCACCATTACGCCTGAAGGAGTGGGTGTGATAATCCAGCCCGACGGTTCGGGTTACTATGACCAGAACACCAGCGAGGTTGTTGTGTATGTGACTTCATATGGAGCGCATTCCTACCAAGTGATTGCTTCAAGTAAATGCGATGTTGACTCATGTGACCTCACTATCGAAGTCGGCGAATATTTCCCGCCGACTGTGGTGTGTATCGGGACCACAGACACAGTGCTCTGTTTGACCGAACAGGATACGCTCTGTTTGCCGGTAACAGTATCTGGTAGTGCGACCAATGTTGCCGTTTCTCCGGCAGGCGTGTACGCTGACGGTCAGGTTTGCATTCCTGTTGACACCGCCGGAACATATTTGGTTCGGATAATCGCCTCAAACGAAACCGACGCCGATACCTGCTATTCTTCAATCACAGTTACCCGCAGCAAGCCGCCTGTTGTCGACTTGCCGCCATCGCTGTCATTTGCGCTCTGCCAGTTCGGAGAGCTGTGTGTCCCGGTTGATATAAGTCAGAGTGACTATGACCTTGCTCAAATTACAGTCAACTTTGGCCGCTACGACTCGACCCTTAAATCAGTCTGCGCGACATTTGACACAACCGGATTATATACGATAATCGTCTCAGTCATCGACTCATGCGGTAACTCTTCAACCGATACCTCGCTTGTGACTGTCACTGTCAATACCCCTCCGACTGTTGGCCTTGGCGCTGATTTCAAAGAGTTCTTGTGCGCTGTATCCAGCGAGATTTGTGTGCCAGTAAATGTCTCAGATGACAACCTCGGCACTGTCACCTCCAATTTTGGGGTCTACAGCGCGGTAAAGAATACGGTTTGTTTTATAGCAGATACTTCGGGAATCTACACGATTATTGTGACTGCCACCGACACGTGCGGCCAGTCGTCGGTTGATTCAATTAGAATAGACGTTGAAAAGAATACTCCGCCCTCGATTAGCGCTTTCAAAGATACTTTGCTATACCTCTGCAAACCACGTGAAATATGCCTCCCGCTCAGCGTTCTCGACATCGATGGCAATCTGGCTTCGGTGACGGTAAATCGCGGCACGATTAAAAATGGCACAATCTGCTTTGTCCCGTATGACAGCGGGTCATATCAGTTCATTATTACTGCTACAGACTCATGCGGAGCGATCGCTGAGCATCGGGCAACGTTACGAATCAGAACCGATCAGGGAATTGCGCTTATCTGCCCGAAGGACACAGCGTTGTTCTTGTGCGAGCCTGATACGCTCTGCTTCCCAGTGGGCGGAATCCCTGACGATGCAACTGTCACAGTGTCAGGAACTGGTGTCTGGTGGGATCCGATAGGACAGAAAGTCTGCTTCTACTCCTCGTGCTGTATCCAAAATAGAATACGTGTCAACGCCAAATCAGCATGCGGACAGACATTTACGTGCAGCTTTACTGTCAATCTGATGACCAATGCCAAACCGCTGGTCATTCTGCCCCAGGACACGACTGTTGTCCAGTGTGCTCCGACACAAATTTGTTTGCCGGTCGGAATTCAGGATATTGATAAGAATCTTAAAAATATTACGGTTGTTGGCGCAGTTTATAACGCACAATCTAAGATTGTTTGTTTCACACCCAATACTGTCGGTACATACACGATAACGGTCAAGGCGACCGACTCATGCGAATTATATGACGATGACAAAATGGTTGTTCGTGTTGAAGGAAACAAACCGCCGACAATCAGCTACACGCCGGTTGACACGGTATATAATCAGTGCCAGCCAACTCAGATTTGTCTGCCGGTTTCAATTGCCGATTCCGATAGTAATCTCGGTTCAGTCACGGTAACCGGGGGCGTGTATAACGCTACTCAGGGCACAGTCTGCTTCACGCCGAACAGCTCCGGCGAGTATTGTGTCATGGTATACGCGAACGATAAATGTGGGACGAGTGACACGCTTGAAATTTGTGTTGACATTACCACAGGCAATTTTGCGGAAATTCTCTGCCCAGCCAATCCCTTCAAAGAAGACACGCTCTGCAAACCCGGTCTTGTCTGTGTTCCGCTATCTGTGACTGGAGTGAATTACTCCGTGACGGTCGAAAGCGGAACATGGGAGAGCAACCAGCTCTGTTTCAGCGCAGACACCAGCGGTGTATATACACTCAAGGTCATTGCCTCAGCGCAGTGCAACAGTGATACCTGTATTGTAAGAGTCCCCATGGTTATCGAACCTAAAATCGAGATTGTTTGTCCGGGTAACCAGAATGTCTTTCTTTGTGGTTCCGATACGCTCTGTTATCCATTGACCGTTTTAGGATCAGTAACAAATATCACCGCCAGCGCCGGTGCGTATATCGAGGGCAATAACGTCTGTGTGCCCTTTATCGTGAGTGGCAGTCGATCCATACAAGTCATCGCCAGCGGTGAATGCGGAGCAGATACCTGCGCGTTTACGATCTCAGCTACAATTAATAGGGCTCCGATTGTGACCCTTGGCAAAGACAGTGCTTTGACGGTCTGTACTTTGAACCAGATTTGTGTGCCTTTGACTATTCAAGATTTCAATAGTAATATTCGAACGATAACGACCACACTTGGGACAATTCAGGGCAGCCAGCTTTGCTTTACCCCAACCACATTCGGGACATTCACCCTAATTGTGACTGCCACCGACTCCTGCGGAGCAAGCGGCAAAGACACGATCAAAGTGACTATCAACAAAGGCGCCTCGGCTGTTATCACATGTCCCGATAATCTCCAGTTCGCATCGCTTTGCAAACCAGACACGATCTGTATCATTGCGCCCATAACACCCGCAAATGCCATTGTCACAATTCTCCCAGCTGGAACGTACAATCCATCAACCGGCACGATCTGTGTGTATGCTGACAAGAGCGGCACCTTTCCGATTAAGATTATCGCATCCGCCCCATGCGGCACTGATACGTGCGACTTCAATCTTCAAGTCACACTGAACCAAAAGCCGGTTATTTCCTGTCCCGGAGCAATTGATACGCTTCTCTGCATTGCTTCGCCGACGACGCTGTGCTTCCCAGTGACTGTCACAGGAACAGGAGTCAGTGTTACGGTCAAACCGTTTGGAACATACTCGGCCGGAACGGTCTGCCTGCCGATATCAGCTGTAGGGACATTCGCAATAAAAATCATCGGAACAGGCGTCTGCGGAGTAGACACCTGCGAAACTTCGGTGACCGTCCGCAAGGATGAGGCCCTTCGCTAACCGTCCCCTCTGGACTTAGTTTCGAACGCTGTCCCGAGGATTCGACTCCAATCTGCGTCGATGGAATATATGGCGATGACAGCCGTAGCGCCGTGACATTGAGCAAAACATGCGGCATAGGCTCGCTGGTCCTCAGCGGCTCAGATAGTGGCAAAATATGTTTTGTTCCAGACACGACCGGCATCTATACCTTCTGTGTTCAAGCTACCGACGGCTGCAATGTGACGAAAGACACCGTGTCTGTAACGATTTTGCCTAAAGATGATTGCGATGTTTGTGTCCGCTTCTCATTTGACTACGGTGAATGTTCACCTGTGGGCGTGCGCAAGAAAATAGCTCTTAATATCGAATCAAATCAGCCCATCGGCGGTTTTGAGCTTCTGTTGAGTTTCGATGCCTCGGTGCTCAGTTTCGTTGGAGCCTCAACAGTTGGAACCGCAATTAAGGATTGGGAGTATTTCACATGGAATCTTAAGAGCGCAGGTTGCGGCTCATCGTGTCCCTCGGGACTTATACGGTTTGTGGGAATAGCGGATATTAATAACGGAGCCAAACACCCACCCCTGTCGGCCTTCTCGCCCAATGGCGCGCTTGTATTCATTGAATTCCAGATTGCCAACAATCAGAACCTCGGAGATCAATTCGTTCCGGTTTCCTTTGTATGGTTTAGCTGCGCTGACAATAGTGTCTCCGACCCAACGGGAAGCACTCTGTATGTCGATAGCCGAATCTACAATCCGGGCGGCATTCTGCTGTGGGACGAATTCAATGATACCGTTTTCCCTGAAAGTAATCGACTGTTCGGTCTTGGAGCGCCAGACAACTGCTTTACCGGCGCTGGCAAGACGCCTCCGCGGCGGTGTATTGAGTTTATCAACGGCGGAGTTTGTATTATTCATCCGGATTCGATTGATGCTCGCGGCGATGTCAACCTTAATAATCTCGCGTATGAGATAGCCGATGCCGTGCTCTTCTCAAATTACTTCATCCACGGGCTCGGCGTTTTCACTCTTAGCGTCCCCGGACAGATTGCCGCGACCGATGTCAATGCTGATGGTTCCACGCTTACTGTTTCTGATTTGACATACCTCATTCGCGTTATTGTCGGCGATGCCGATCCGGTGCCCAAGACAGATCCGTATGCTGAAAACGCATCGGTAGAAACCGAAACAAGCAATGGGCAAATGACAGTTTCAACCGAAACAGTCGGGGATGTCGGCGGGGCCTATTTTGTCTACGCACTTTCAGAGAACATGGTGATAGAATCTGTGCAGTTGACCGATGCGTCCTCGCAGATGGACCTCATGTACGGAGTAGAGAACGGCCAGTTGCGAATACTTGTCTGGAATATTGGAACAGCACGAATCGAAGCTGGCAAGCATGATCTTCTCAAAATCAACTACGCTGGCGAGGCAGATGTACGGCTGGACAAGGTAGACATAGCCGATTATCATGGACGGCCATACGTCACAGGTAAGACCGCTGGAGCTGTTCCGGAAAGCTACACGCTCCAACAGAACTATCCGAATCCGTTCAATCCGACGACTACAATCTCATTCAGTCTGCCCGTATCCGGCGTGTGGAAGCTGAGCATATATAATATCAGAGGCGCGCTTGTGAGACAATATACCGGAAGTGACGAAGCTGGCTCAACGAATGTCGTCTGGGATGGTAGAACCGAACAAGGTGAAACGAGCGCATCTGGCATGTATCTCTACCGTCTGGAGGCGGCAAGCTTCTTGAAGACAATGAAAATGATACTATTGAAGTAAGCAATCCCCTCTTATCTTTCCTCTAAGGCGCCCTGCATCCGCAATCGCAGGGCGCCTTTTTTTATATCTGCTATTTGTGGTAGGCAGTACCGGCAAGAATGGTAAAGCCACGATAAAGTTGTTCAAGCAGAACCAGACGAACCACCTGATGAGACATGGTAAGGGGAGAGAGGGAAAGGACGGAATTTGCCGAGGTGAGAATCTTGTCGTCAAGGCCATATGCCCCGCCGATAAGAAAATTGACTCTCCCGCCGCTCTCGATGGACAGCCGCCTAAGCATATCTGCGAAAGCCAGCGAGTCGACGGGTTTGCCTGAATCGCTCAATGCAATCGTATAACCGCCCCGTGACATTTCCTTGGAAAACAGTTCGCCTTCCTGCCGCTTCAGTTCAGGCACAGGCAAGGCAGAGGCATTCTTGACAGAAGGCAAAATTGTAATTGAAAGAGCAGCGTATTTTAGCAGAAGCGTCTTGTAATGTTCGATACCCTCGGTTATCCAAGGATCTTTGTCCCGGCCCACAGCAATTATTGAAACTTTTAGCATGACTTCATGCCTTAAGCAGCTTGAGAATAACACGCCTCGTTCTTGGTCCATCGAATTCGCAGAAGTAAATCCCTTGCCACTGGCCAAGGATGAGTTTTCCACTTTCAACGATGACTGTGGCCGATGAACCCACAAGCGCCGTCTTGATATGCGCATCAGAGTTTCCTTCGCTGTGTTGGTAGCCGTCCTGCTGAGGAAACTCTCGTTTCAGTTTGTGCAGAATATCCCGTTTAACGTCGGGATCGCTGTCTTCGTTGATTGTGACCGCGGAGGTCGTGTGGGGAACAAAACAAACGACTACGCCGTCGGTGAATGCAGCGTCTTCGATTGCGTTCTCTACCTGCAAAGTGATATCAATCATTGCCTCGCGTGAGGGCGTCAATAAAGAAAATTCAATCATGAGGCGAAAAGGGCTTCGGCAAATTGTTTGGAGTCAAAGCGCTGGATGTCATGGATCCCCTCACCCAGCCCGACGAAATCGACCGGCACGCCTAATTCCTCGGCAATGGCTATAACCACGCCCCCTTTTGCTGTCCCATCAAGTTTGGTGATGATAAGTCCGTCACACCCGACGGCCTCCGTGAATACTTTCACTTGTTGCAGAACATTCTGTCCGGCGGTTCCGTCGACAATAAGTTTTGAAAGAATAGTGGCGTCGGGGGCGGCTTTTTCAATCACCCGTTTAATCTTTTTCAGTTCATCCATCAGATTGCTTTTGGTGTGAAGCCGTCCGGCAGTGTCGATGAGTAGAATATCTGTTCCACGTGCCCTAGCCGCCGATGCCGCATCGAAGGCCACGGAGGATGGATCCGCGCGTTCTTCGGAACGAATCATTTCGACGCCGCTCCGCTCAGCCCAAATTGCTATCTGGTCGATGGCGGCGGCTCGGAAAGTATCACAGGCTCCGATCATAACTTTTTTACCTTCGCATGAGAAGAGAGTTGCGAGTTTGCCAATAGTGGTTGTTTTGCCAACGCCGTTGACACCGGTGATGAGCCAAATGACCGGCTTACTATCGGATTTTCTGGCAAGCTGAGCGTCTTTGCGAGACAGGATTAGGGTGATTTCCTCTTTCAACAGCGCCATCAGCTCATCACCCTCGGTGATCTTTTTCTGCCTGGCGCTGATCTTTAGTTTGTCGATAAGCCTGTTGGTGGCCTGAAAACCGACATCGGCTTGGATAAGAATTTCTTCGATCTCATCGAGCAATTCATCGTCTATTTTACGGCGCAAGATGACTTCAGAAATTTTGCCAAGGATGGATTCCTTAGTTTTAGACAATGACTTTTTCAGTTTCTCAAAGGGATTAAACATTAGAGCCGCTTATGGTCTACGATTCGTGATCGCCGGATGGAGTCTTCACGCTCGGCTTGAGCCGATCTTGGATCGATTCAGGAACCGGTTCGCCATTGTCGTCGGCTACAGATCGGGTACGCTTCCATAACCTGTTTTCAAAGTTCTGAGGGTCAGATTCAATCACAGTCCGCACAGTGTTTGGTTGGCCATCTTCTGATTCTGTCTCGGCGAATTTTACTGCGACAAGCTTGGACACACCGGGTTGTTCCATAGTGATGCCGTAGAGGTTGTCCGCGGTTTCCATCGTTATTTTGTTGTGTGTGATGGTAATAAATTGCGTCTGCGATGAGAATTTGCGGATGATAGTCAGGAAGCGGCGGCAGTTGGCATCATCAAGCGGGGCATCGATTTCATCGAGAATACAGAACGGCGACGGCTTAACTAGATAGAGTGAGAAGAGCAGAGATATCGCCGTCAACGCCCGTTCGCCGCCGGACATCATGGTAATGGGCAGAAGTTTTTTGCCGTGAGGACGCGCGATAATTTCGATATTGGATTCAAGCGGGTCTTCGGGATTCTCAAGCCGAATCTCAGCCTCGCCGCCGTTGAACAATTCAACAAACAGGGCACGGAAGTTTACCTGAACCTTATCGAGCGTCTCATTGAACAACTGCTTGGCTGTCTGATTGATCTTAGTGATTGTAGTCTGAAGGTTGTTTTTGGCTGTTGTTAAATCCCTTATCTGTTCATCGAGGAATTTCTCGCGCTCGCTTGCTTCCTGATATTCATCCAGCGCAAGCAGGTTAACCGCGCCGAAGCTTTTGAGTTTTTCTTTGAGATCGACAAGATTTGCTTTGGCGGTTTCATCGGTCAGTTCACTTTCGGGCCGGCGAGACTCGATGGTTCTAATGTCAATATAGTAGTCATCGCGAAGTTTTTCGGTGATGCCTCGAGTCTCAGATTCATTTGTGTTAAGACGGATCTCAATCTGATGAAGCTGTTCGCCAAGCGTATCCTGTTCCTCGCGAAGGTTGCGAATTGTACGCTCCTGAGTTGACAAACGTTCGGCAAAACTGCTCTGCTGCTGACGGTACTCGTTCTGTTTTGCTGTATACGCCTCGCGGTGCTCAAAGGATGCTTTCAGTTCGGTTTCAAGCTCCGTGTTCGTCTTTGTGCCGACAGCAATCTCTTCGAGCAATTGGGCAATTTCCCGCTCTTTGACCAAACGGGTTTGCTCGAGTTCGGTTTTGATTTCCTGAACATGTTTCATGCGGCTTTCGGTCTGTTGTAGACGACTTTTGGCTTCGATATGAAGTACCTGAAGTTTAGCCACACGCTCCAAAGCATCGCTTGCGGCCTTTTCGACATCCTCGAGACGAGTGCCGGCCATCTTAATATTTTGAAGAAGATTATCCTTTTGATCGGATAACTGAGTGAAGTCCAATCCGAGCGAATATTGACGGTTTTGAATCCGTGTCAATTTGTCTTTGACACCTACTAATTCTTTCTCGAGGCGTTCGACTTCAGCGGTCAATGATCTCTGTTCAAAACCATGTTCATTGAGTTTATGCTGGACGGCGTCTATTTCTTCCTGGATTGATTCATTGTCAGCCGTCAATGTCCCAGACTGGGCGCGAGCTCCGGCGAGGGTAACTGCCTCGCGATTCTTTTTCTCACGAATATCAGCAAGCTGGCTGGTGAACTGAGTGATGAACTCTTCCTGCTCCTGAACCTTTTCACGACGGCGAAAAAGAGGGAAATGATCGTCGGAGCCGCCGGTGATAAGATTGTTGCCATAGAGGATGCCGTCGGTCGAGACGGCTGTAAATCCGTAGGGGAGATGGGGAAGAATGCTTTCGGGATTGGTTCCTTCGCGGAACACAAGTATGCGAGAGAGTACGGCGTCTTTTAGGGTCTTGAGATAGTCCGGAGCGGTAACAAAACTATCAAGCCAGCCAATCACGCCATCGACGTGGATTTCTGGACGTTTCACCGCCGAGTTGATAACGCCTGTATTGGGAACCAGAATGCCGATCTTCCCCTTTTTTTCAGTTTTCAAAAATGAAATAATTGCTTCGGCAGCGGACTTCTCCTGACA from Candidatus Zixiibacteriota bacterium encodes:
- a CDS encoding T9SS type A sorting domain-containing protein; protein product: MTLSKTCGIGSLVLSGSDSGKICFVPDTTGIYTFCVQATDGCNVTKDTVSVTILPKDDCDVCVRFSFDYGECSPVGVRKKIALNIESNQPIGGFELLLSFDASVLSFVGASTVGTAIKDWEYFTWNLKSAGCGSSCPSGLIRFVGIADINNGAKHPPLSAFSPNGALVFIEFQIANNQNLGDQFVPVSFVWFSCADNSVSDPTGSTLYVDSRIYNPGGILLWDEFNDTVFPESNRLFGLGAPDNCFTGAGKTPPRRCIEFINGGVCIIHPDSIDARGDVNLNNLAYEIADAVLFSNYFIHGLGVFTLSVPGQIAATDVNADGSTLTVSDLTYLIRVIVGDADPVPKTDPYAENASVETETSNGQMTVSTETVGDVGGAYFVYALSENMVIESVQLTDASSQMDLMYGVENGQLRILVWNIGTARIEAGKHDLLKINYAGEADVRLDKVDIADYHGRPYVTGKTAGAVPESYTLQQNYPNPFNPTTTISFSLPVSGVWKLSIYNIRGALVRQYTGSDEAGSTNVVWDGRTEQGETSASGMYLYRLEAASFLKTMKMILLK
- a CDS encoding 23S rRNA (pseudouridine(1915)-N(3))-methyltransferase RlmH, with the protein product MLKVSIIAVGRDKDPWITEGIEHYKTLLLKYAALSITILPSVKNASALPVPELKRQEGELFSKEMSRGGYTIALSDSGKPVDSLAFADMLRRLSIESGGRVNFLIGGAYGLDDKILTSANSVLSLSPLTMSHQVVRLVLLEQLYRGFTILAGTAYHK
- the smc gene encoding chromosome segregation protein SMC, with translation MYLKQLEILGFKSFPNKTVVKFSEGVTAIVGPNGCGKTNILDALRWVLGEQRPTLLRGGKMEEVIFNGTREMKPLGMAEVTLTVVNDRGVLPTEYHEVQITRRLFRSDESEYLLNKIPCRLKDITELFVDTGMGAHSYSVIQQDMIESVISDKAEERRFLFEEAAGITKYKHRKRAALRKLEATENDFLRLKDIHSEVKTRVNSLHRQQKKAERYSEVRNEIKDWELYFATQRVHSLDKEKRELKGSSKQLSDQKLGRATALDSAAASLGGDRQSLSEIERQLTEVGQFIYSASESAHSLEQRIAVLRTRTAHANEIIEKNTADINTAAVRVATLSDQLAVSDTELATQSEEVTILAAQLAEAETSQAESDRRMHSARSSKETDNQQLIELEGKLSSGKTEESSLKEQEDELKRLASELTARLAEGNPLRQDILSHVDQDQKRLNELQSQRAEIEQTQTFLTETMERLVEHGNELTMEASNLTASLEACQARRTLLEEMMLHYEGYESGLVVAMQNRGRWPAIAGTVAEHFVPVAGMDVALETALGEISQFLICQEKSAAEAIISFLKTEKKGKIGILVPNTGVINSAVKRPEIHVDGVIGWLDSFVTAPDYLKTLKDAVLSRILVFREGTNPESILPHLPYGFTAVSTDGILYGNNLITGGSDDHFPLFRRREKVQEQEEFITQFTSQLADIREKKNREAVTLAGARAQSGTLTADNESIQEEIDAVQHKLNEHGFEQRSLTAEVERLEKELVGVKDKLTRIQNRQYSLGLDFTQLSDQKDNLLQNIKMAGTRLEDVEKAASDALERVAKLQVLHIEAKSRLQQTESRMKHVQEIKTELEQTRLVKEREIAQLLEEIAVGTKTNTELETELKASFEHREAYTAKQNEYRQQQSSFAERLSTQERTIRNLREEQDTLGEQLHQIEIRLNTNESETRGITEKLRDDYYIDIRTIESRRPESELTDETAKANLVDLKEKLKSFGAVNLLALDEYQEASEREKFLDEQIRDLTTAKNNLQTTITKINQTAKQLFNETLDKVQVNFRALFVELFNGGEAEIRLENPEDPLESNIEIIARPHGKKLLPITMMSGGERALTAISLLFSLYLVKPSPFCILDEIDAPLDDANCRRFLTIIRKFSSQTQFITITHNKITMETADNLYGITMEQPGVSKLVAVKFAETESEDGQPNTVRTVIESDPQNFENRLWKRTRSVADDNGEPVPESIQDRLKPSVKTPSGDHES
- the ftsY gene encoding signal recognition particle-docking protein FtsY, producing the protein MFNPFEKLKKSLSKTKESILGKISEVILRRKIDDELLDEIEEILIQADVGFQATNRLIDKLKISARQKKITEGDELMALLKEEITLILSRKDAQLARKSDSKPVIWLITGVNGVGKTTTIGKLATLFSCEGKKVMIGACDTFRAAAIDQIAIWAERSGVEMIRSEERADPSSVAFDAASAARARGTDILLIDTAGRLHTKSNLMDELKKIKRVIEKAAPDATILSKLIVDGTAGQNVLQQVKVFTEAVGCDGLIITKLDGTAKGGVVIAIAEELGVPVDFVGLGEGIHDIQRFDSKQFAEALFAS
- a CDS encoding secondary thiamine-phosphate synthase enzyme YjbQ, with product MIEFSLLTPSREAMIDITLQVENAIEDAAFTDGVVVCFVPHTTSAVTINEDSDPDVKRDILHKLKREFPQQDGYQHSEGNSDAHIKTALVGSSATVIVESGKLILGQWQGIYFCEFDGPRTRRVILKLLKA